The nucleotide sequence AAAACAGCAATTTGGTGATACTGAAGATCAAGCTCAACCTGCAAAAAGTGCGATCCAAGACGCTCCTGAATTTGATCCTGAAGAACGTTTGTTTTCCTCTACCCCAACTCAGGATGAGAAGAAACCGGGACTGACAGGCTCACGCTTACGTTCTTATGCCTTTGCCGTACTGACGCGCAAGGAATATTCCAAAGCCGAACTGATAGAGAAACTAGCCCTCTATGCAGAGCATCGTGATGAAGTTATTAACCTGGTTGAAGAACTGTCCCGTGAGAACTATCAAAGTGATCAGCGTGTGGCGGAAACCATGTTGTCGAGTCAAAAGCGTAAAGGCAAAGGTCCCAATCAAATTAAAATGAAACTCAAGAGCAAAAAGATTGATACTGCTCTGATTTCAGAAGAACTCAAAGAAACCGACTGGGTTCAACAAGCCTATGAACTAAAAGTCAAAAAATATGGCACCGAAGTTCCTAAAGACCCCAAGCTCAAAGCCAAACAGATCCGTTTTTTAATGTATCGTGGTTTTGAAATGGATGCGATTATCAAGGCCATTAACCGTAAAGCAGAAGACTAAGTCTTATATTCTTTGAAAGTCTTAATGAATTAAAAGGATTGGATATTTAATCTAATATTAGTTGGAAAATAAAATAAAGCACGGCAAAAGATAATGATGATTTAATCATTAAAACAATAAGATAATGCTGTTTGACGATATTGAAAAAAAATGATATTTGAGAATAGAAAACTGCGAATTCGCATTGTTATTATAATAAGAATATGGTGGCAACCCTACCAGCAAAGCTCCGGCACATCATAGTTCTATTACCGTTGCTACCTTCCGGTCCTGGCGGGGTTCATAGAGTACAATTGCGAAGTAACCAGCAGGGCTACCATTACAAAAACAGAGTATAGAGATTTTTAATCAAGTTGCAAGCCTTGTTCCGCAAAATAATCCCTTAAGCTATCCATTTGATTATTTTAAAAACAATATTGATATTTCTGCTGATTTTTAAGGGATCTTCACAATCAATCCATCAACACTCAGATTCACATGATCTTTGTAAAACCTTGTTGCATTTTCTAAAAATGCCGTTTTTAATGTGTGCAATGTATATGAATGATCTACTTTGAAAAGATGAGCAGCGGATCCGCATCTCACAAAGAATTATGGAAATTTTATGATGTTTAAAAAGACCGTATTGTGTGCAGTGACAGCACTCTTTACCACGCCTCTATTTGCCAATATTCCGATTGAATCGCGCGGCTTGAGCCAAGCTACGAATCAAACCGCAGTAAATACCCCAGCGGCAATTGCGGCTGGTGCAACTCCAGCAGTTCAAACCAATACCAGCTGGCAAATCATGCAAAAGAACCAGCAGCTCGAAAATGACTTGCGGATTTTGCGCGGTAAAATGGAAGAACAGGAAAATGAGATTGAACGGCTCAAAAATGAACTGACCAATCGTTATGCCGATCTCGATCAGCGTCTCGAACTATTGCAGCAAAAAATTGAACCTGCTGAAGACAATCCAACGGAGGAAAACCCACAGGATACTGCACCCAGCCTAAACACAAATAAGGTCAATACAGCAAGCAGCGGAAAGCAACCTGCTGAGCTAGAAAAGGCAGCTTATACCGTGGCTTTAGATGCTTATAAAAATGGCGGTGCAGCCAAAGCCATTGCACCGATGCAAAACTTTATTAAAAACAATCCGAATAGCGTTTATATCAGCAATGCCTATTTCTGGTTAGCGGAATTCAATCTGGCGATTGACCCGCCAAAATTTACTGAAGCGAAACGTAATTATCTGATTGTCGTTGACCGTTACCCAAATTCTGCAAAAGCCTCCACTGCCCTGTATCAGCTTTATAACATCAGCAAAGATGTTGAAAAGAATACTACGCTTGCATCGCAATACAAAACAAAGCTATTGAAGAATTATCCGAAAGCTGAGGAAATTAAATTTCTTAAGTAAAATAGAAATTCCCAAAATAAAAAAGACACCTTCAGGTGTCTTTTTTATTACCTCAAACATTTAGCGCACAATGCCGCGCTTCGACTGTTCAAGAGAGTCAATTAGACGTTGTACTTCAGCCACTTCCGGCAAAATTCCTGTACGGATCTGCTCGATTGCTTCCTGAGTCGTTAAACCTGATTTATAAATCAGTTTAAAGGCATCACGTAAACCGCTGATTACGGTCTTCGACCAGCCTTTACGACGCATGCCTTCAATATTCATGGCAAATGCATGCGCAGGATTACCTGAAACCATCACATAAGCCGGCACATCTTTCAAAATCAGTGATGCACCACCAATCATGCTATAAGAATCAATCTTACAGAACTGATGAATGCCCGAGTTTCCGCCAATGACGACGTAGTCCCCGACATGGACATGTCCAGCCACACCGACGTTATTGGCAAAGATATTATAATCTCCAACCATACAGTCATGTGCAATATGAGTATTGACCATGAGCAGGTTATGACTACCGATCTTGGTCAGGCTCTGGTCCTGAACCGTACCACGATGCAGACTGCAATGCTCACGAATCTTGTTGTGATCGCCAATCTCAAGCCAGGTTTCTTCACCAGCATACTTAAGATCCTGACACACCTCGCCTACACTGGCGAACTGGAAAATTTCATTATATTCACCTATACGCGTATAGCCACCCACCACCACGTGTGAATGAAGTTTGCTACCCGCACCAATAGTGACATTTGGCCCGATAATACAATATGGGCCAATTTCTACATCAGCAGCAATGACTGCTGACGGGTCAATAATGGCAGTTGGATGAATAAGGGGATTATTGCTCATGCCTGCTCGACTTTTTGATGCGAAACCATAATTTCCGCGGTTGTTGCGACGACGCCATCTACAGTGGCAATACAATTATATTTGTAAATGCCCCGCTTTTGCATCACTAATTCAGATTTTAAAACCAATTGGTCACCTGCAACCACCTGTTTTTTAAATCTAACTTTTTCCGCACCGGCAAACAGGAACAAAGAACCTTCACTTGGTACTTCGTTATTCATCACAAAACCCAGAATTCCAGAGATTTGTGCCAGTGCCTCAACAATCAGTACACCTGGCATAATTGGATAATTCGGAAAATGGCCTTGTAAAAACTCTTCATTAATTGAGACGTTTTTATAACCAACAATGCCATTATCGGTAATTTCGACGACGCGATCAACCAATAAAAATGGATAGCGATGGGGCAAATATTCACGAATCTTTTGAATATTCATTGGCAATTCAGGCTTCGTGAATGTAGGCAAATTCGACTCTGTCATCATAATTATTTACGCAACTTAAATGTTGATTCAATGGACTCAATCTGAGATTGCATATGATCTAGTCGTTTGATCACCTGGGTCAATGGCACATCTGCTAATTGTCTGAGGCGAACCACGGTACGTTTCCATTTCTGATTTTCAAACAGACCAATCCCGGATGAATATTTTCCAGCTTCAGAAATATTATTTGTCACCATTGACATTCCGGTCAACGTCACATTATCAGCAATATTCAAGTGTCCAGAAATCGCAGAGGCACCACCAATGATACAGTTTTTGCCAATTGAAACACTTCCTGCAACGGCAGTTTTTGCAGCAATCGCGGTATGTGCACCAATTTTAACGTTATGTGCGATTTGCACAAGATTATCAATGATCACACCCTGTTGCAAAATCGTATCATCCAGTGCACCACGGTCTACGCTACAATTTGACCCAATACGCACATCATCCTCAATGCATACAGAACCTAATTGCGCAATACGGTGCCATTTACCCTGATAAGGTGCAAAACCAAACCCTTCGCTACCAATCACGCTATTGGCATGAATGTGCACCCGATTACCAATTTTTGCTGCGCCGGTGAGGGTCACATGTGAGTCAATAAAACAGTCCTGACCGATCTCGACATCATCATCGATCTGCACATGCGCCTGAACAATCGTATTCGCACCCACGACACAATGCTCACCAATCACCACGTAATGACCAATATAAGCATCGTCCGCAATCACTGCCGACGGGTGAATTTGAGCAGTACTCTCAATGCCACGCTGGCGATGTTTTTTCTCAAAGACATGCGTCAGAATCGCAAAAGCCAGATAGGGATTTGCCACAACAATAAAGTTTTGATGTGAAGTTATCTGTTGTTTTAGTTCAGCCGTGACAATTAAAGCACCTGCCTGACTTTGATTGGCCTGCTCTACATATTTATCGGCATTCACAAATGCCAGATCGTGTGAAGTTGCCTGTTCAAGACTGGCCAAAGCGCTCAAACGTAAATCTGTCTGACCTATGCACTCGCCCTGAACCAGGCGAGCGAGATCAGCTAACTGAAGCTGTTGATGATTCATTGATTATTTAATTGCATTAACCTTTTGAATCATTTTATCAGTTAAATCATATTTAGCATCATAAGCAAGCGCTGAATTTTTATTTAAAACCACATCCAGGTTGTTTTCTCTACGCAATTGTTCAGCAATTTGCTTTACCCGTGCATCAAATACAATTCGGATCTGCTGAATCGAGCTTTGGACATTCGTCTGTACAGATTGCTGTAACTGATTCAATTCTTGCAACTTAGCCTGATATTGCACAGACATTTTCTGTTTTTCAGTCTCACTGAGCTTGGTATTGGATTGAGCACGTTGCTGCAAAGTTTCCAGCTCTTTGCTGAGTTGCTCAATCTTAGTGGTTTGTGGCTGAATTTTTTGCTGGAATATCGTGTTTTGTTGTTTCAGATAAGTACTACCTTCAACCACACGCTCCAAGTCAATTACCCCCATACTAGCCGCTTGAGTCAAAGGAGCAACACTTGCCAAAGCCAGGCTCATTGCCATAATCATTTTTTTCATATTATTACTCATTCAAAAAAATTTGCTCACAAAACCTGCAGGCTTTATGAGCAAAATTTAGTTTCTAGGTCAAAACGATTTTAGAAAGTACGTCCAATTTCGAACTGGATGTTTTTAGTATCATCACCGTCTTTTTTATTCAACGGATAAGCATAGCTAAGTGATAATGGTCCAATCATAGTGATCCAGGTGAAACCTGCACCCACGCTATAGCGCATATTATCTGCATCGAAACCGAAGTTATCTTTACAGTACTGCTTTCCATTTACTGAAGTGCCATTAACGAAAATATTTTCATTTGATACATCACATTGGATATCAAACACTTGTGCACCTTCAGCAAAGATGACTGGACGAACCTGACGTGCCCAATCCCCTTTAAATGGTACTGGAAGCACTAATTCGGTACCAAATTGAATTAGTGCATTACCACCTACTTCCTCAGGAGAAGGATCCGTTTGACCTGTATCAGAGAAATATACACCTGGATATTTAGGACCTAATGTACTATTTTCATAACCACGAACCGAACCAAAACCACCTGCATAGAAATTCTTGTAGAATGGCAAGTCATTACCATAACCCAACTTACCATAACCGCGCAGGACAAAATCTTTGCCTAATGGGAAAAATGCCTGAGCGTCATAAGTGACTTTTTGATACTCGACATCACTACCTGGCAAGGCAATTTCAGCATTGACACGATGTGACATACCCGTTGTCGGGAACATCGGTCTATTTAAGGTATTATAAGACCAACCTAAATTAAGGTTATAAGTCAAAAAATCACCCTGGAATTCTTGACCATATGGAACTGGATTAGGGCAAGGCTGGTAACCAGTAACATTCCCAGCAGAATCTTTAATTGGAACTAATGCTTGAGGACAATACTCACCACTTTTTGTTTCTTTTCCGCCATTACGTTCCAAATAATCAGCAACATAAGTCGACACATATGGACCAGTGGTCACATCGGTCTGATCAATGTTCAGGCCTAGGCTAACACTCTGGTTTTCATCAATTGGATAACCAAAGTTAATCCCACCACCGAAACTGTCTGTCACATAGTTATTGACGTTATAATCATCATCCAGCTTGGTTTTACGGTAATACATGTTATAGCCGCGACGCACACCATCAATGGTGAAGTACGGGTCCATCACGCTCAAGTTATAATAATCTTGGGTTTCAGAACGCGACAAATCGATTGAAACACTATTACCTGTACCCAGGAAGTTGGTCTGACTTAAACCTGCCTGGAAAGTTACACCACCGCTTTGTGAGAAACCAACTGCAAGAGTACTGGTCCCTGAATGCTGCTCTTCAACGGCAACATTCAAGTCCACCTGATCTGGTGCACCCGGAATACGTGCAGGTTTGATATCGACAGTTTTAAAGAACCCGGTACGCTCCAGACGGACCTTAGACAGGTCAATCTTTTCATTACTAGCAAGTGCACCTTCCATTTGGCGCATTTCACGACGTAGTACTTCATCTGCAGTTTTCGTATTACCAGTGAAATTAATACGTCGCACCGTGACTTGCTGACCCGGATTAATATAATAATTTAGATCAACCAGTTTGGTTTCGTTGTTAATTTGAGGAACAATATTGACTTCTGCATAGTAATAACCTGCATTACCATACTTACGCTGCAATAACTGCTTAACCGCGTTGACTTTTTCCTGCGAATAAATTTCGCCTTCTTTGAAAATTTGTAAAGCCTGTAATTCTTCAGTCTTATAAAGTGCATCACCTAAATATTTGGTTTGACCAAATTTAAATTGTTCGCCTTCATCCACAGAAACTTCGATGAAAACATTCTTTTTATCTTCACTCAAGTTCAGACTGGAATTGGTAATATTAAAATTGATATAACCGCGATTCAGATACATGGCACGCAAAGCTTCTAGGCTCGCCGCCATCTTTTCACGTGCATAACGGTCATTACGCGAAATGACCGAACTCCAGCCACTTTCTTTTACGGCAAAGGCCTGCTTGATATCAGACTCTTTAAATACGGTATTCCCGATAATATTGATATCGAAAACTTTAGCCGCTTTACCTTCAATAAAATCAATCAGCAATTCAACACGGTTATTTGGTCGAGGCGTCGTGGTGACCGTAATATCGGCATCATAACGACCTTGCTGCATGTATTGCTGTTCAAGTTCAGTTTCAATGGTTTGCAGTGCTGATTTTTTCAGCACTTCGCCTTCAGCCAGACCCATTTTTTTCAGGCCTTCTTCAAGTGCTTCCTTAGGAATCAGCTTATTGCCTTTCAATTCGATTTTCGAAATGACCGGGCGTTCAACAACTTGGAAAACCAAGGTATTGCCCTGCTGAACGGCTTTAATGTCATCAAACAGGCCTGATGCATACATGCTACGAATTGCATTGGCAATGACTGGATCATTGACCCGATCACCACTGTTAATCGGCACTAGGCCATACACATTGTCAGGAGTTAAACGTACTAATCCATCAAATTTTATATCTTGTACAATGAATTCATCTGCTGCATATACTTGTTGTGCTACTGCCATTGCACTAACGAGTGCCAGAGGCATAAATAAATGTGTGTGCTGCATGCCAGTCTTTTCCGCTGTTAATTTATTCCATTTACGTTGTTATAAACGCATAAAATCATTAAATAATGCCAGAAGCATCATACTGCCGAGCAGTACCATACCAATTTTTAGTCCAACCAATTGTATTTGTTCGGAAACAGGTTTACCACGAATTAATTCAACAAAATAGTAAACCAGATGTCCGCCATCAAGCATTGGAATGGGTAGTAGATTTAATATTCCTAAACTTACACTCATTAGCGCCATAAAGGAAATAAAAGTTTCCCAGCCCATTTCTGCGCTTTGTCCTGCCACTTTGGCGATGGTAATTGGACCTGATAAATTATCCAGGCCAATCAGGCCACGTACCATTTTGACAATCGAGTTCAGAATCATCGAAGATAAATGTGCTGTTTTATCAAACGCCATTACCAGTGCTTCGCCTGGCGAGTAATGAATGGTCTGTTTATATTCTGCAGGAATATTCAGTTTACCCGGATCGCTTTGTACGCCCAGCATACCGGTCACATTGCCCATATTGTCACGTTTGCCTTGCGGCATGACTTCTAGCTGAACCACCTGATTTTCGCGTAGAACATCCATTTTGAGTAATTTTTCTGGAGATGCCTGTACCACCTGCACCACATCAAACCAGTCTTTCATCTGAACGCCGTCAATAGCCAGGATCTTGTCGCCTTCTTTCAAACCTTGACGGATGGCTGCACCATCTTCACTCAGCTTGCTGATCACTGCCGGAATTTCTGGCCGATAAGGCAAGAACCCCAGGCTTTCTAGCGGCGATTGACTTTGATCTTTTAAATAGTTTTGAATCGGCAACTGAAACAGTTTGTTTTCACCAGCGCGATCTGCCTGAATAGAAACTACGCCAGTTTCACCAACACGATCTACCAAGGCATAACTGAGTTTTTCCCAAGTTTCCACCTGAGTACCATCCACAGCTACAATTTTGTCGCCCGGCTGCATTTGTACGGTTGCAGCAGGCGTATTTGGTAAAATTTTGCCTACACGGGTATTGAGCTGTTCTTGTGCCGGTAAAAATAACACCCAGAATAGAAGAACTGCAAAAATCAGGTTGATTAATGGTCCCGCTGCCACGATGGCGATTCTTTTCCACGGATGCTGACGATTAAAAGCTTTGGGTAAGTCTTCTTCAGCGACATTACCTTCACGTTCATCCAGCATCTTGACATAGCCACCCAAAGGCAAGGCAGACAATTGATACTGAATTCCGGATTTTTTCGAGGTCCATTTTAATAATGTTGGCCCAAATCCAATCGAATAGACCAATACTTTAACGCCCAGTTTACGCGCCACAATATAGTGACCGAACTCGTGAATCGCAATTAAGGGACCGAGTAAGAGAATTGCTGCGGCAATCATAAACAAGGCATTCATATCTTAACTTCCTTTACTCACAACGTATTGCTGTGATACACCTCGTGCCATTTGATCTGCTTGCAAGATAGCGTCCAGATCATGTGCAGGTTGATTGTCCATCTGATTTAGGACATGCTCAACTACCTGAGGAATTTGGGTAAATCTGATCTGTTGATTTAAAAATGCAGCAACTGCAATTTCATTGGCCGCATTTAAAATCGTAGGTGCAATTCCGCCACTCTGCATGGCCTGACGGGCCAGTTTTAATGCAGGGAAACGGAGCATATCCGGTTCTTGAAAATTAAGTTGTGAATGCATAAACAGATCCAGTGGCGCCACATGCGTACTAATACGCTCAGGCCATGCCAAAGCATGTGCAATAGGCGTGCCCATATCTGGATTACCCATTTGTGCCAAAGTCGAACCATCAACGTATTGAACCATGGAGTGAATAATACTCTGTGGATGCACAACAACTGTAACAAATTGTTCTTGAACTGCAAACAAATGGCAGGCTTCGATCAATTCTAAACCTTTATTCATCAAGGTAGCAGAATCGACTGAAATTTTTTGACCCATGGACCAGTTAGGATGCTTGCAAGCTTGGGCAGGTGTGACCTCTTCAAGTTGCTGCATGCTATGGTTCAGAAACGGCCCACCCGACGCGGTCAGCAGAATCTGGGATACACCCAGTTTGGGCTTGCCATGACGCTCTGCCTCAAAATAATGCTGTGGCAGACATTGGAAAATCGCGTTATGTTCAGAGTCAACGGGAAGCAGTAATGCCCCATGATCGCGCGCTGCCTGCATCATGATGTCACCCGACATCACCAAAGCTTCTTTATTGGCCAACAGTACGCGTTTACCCGCTTTCACAGCAGCCAATGTCGGCAATAATCCTGCAGCCCCAACGATTGCTGCCATCACAATATCAACATCAGCGTGTTCAGCCACAGCAATTAAACCGGCTTCATCTTGCAGAATTTCAATATTAGCCAAATGATGTTGCTGGAGTCGTTTTGAGAGTTCATCTACTTTTTCAGCCGGCACCACCGCCACTTTAGGACGGTATTGCCGGCAAATTTCAACCAGCTCCTCGATACGACTTTGCGCGGTCACAGCAAAAACCGAGTATGCTTCAGGATGTCGCTGCAAGATTTTTAAAGTACTTTGACCAATGGAACCTGTAGCACCCAGTATACAAACTGCTTGTGACATTTATAAATCTACACCAATAAGTTTTAAAACAGCCATACCTGCTGCAAAGATTGGAGCTGCAGCAAGCAAAGAATCAATACGATCCAGTACTCCGCCATGTCCTGGCAAAATTCGACCTGAATCCTTAATACCGGCACGACGTTTGATCATGGATTCAAACAGGTCACCCAGTACCGAACTAAATACTGTAACCACAGAGAGAATCAGGAATAAAATCAGTTCTGGCCAGGTCATATCCAGATAAAGTAAGGCAACTGCCGTTACAATCAGCATTGAAGTAACAATACCACCATACAGCCCTTCCACAGATTTATTAGGACTAACATTCGGCGCCAACTTTTTCTTGCCAAATTTACGACCCACAAAATACGCACCACTATCTGCGCCCCATACCAGTAAAAACAGGTACATCAGCCACCACGGTGAACTTTGCCAGACAGAGAAAATTGCAGTAACCGCAGCAGAGATCAGAACTACGCCGATTCCGTGCAGGCTGGCGTTGTACCAGCCATCATATTCAGGATAGGTTTTAACCCAGTAAATGCTGAGCAACCAAGTAATTATAGAAGCCACCCATAACAATAAGGCAACTTCGGCAAAATACAATGCCAAAGCTGAAAGTGCTGCAGTGAGCACTCCATATCCCCAAGCAACAGGTTTGATGACATATTTAAATTTTCGCGGCATGAGTTTGAACCACTCATAACCGGCCACCCCAGCAGCAAGAACCATCAATACAAACATTGGATAATGTGATTCAGTAGCAAACATACAGCTCAGTACAACTGCTACCAACACCAATGCGGTTATAATCCGCTCAAACATGTATTAATTCTCAAGTTTTTCCTGATGAATCTGTTCTGATGTTTTACCAAAACGACGTTCACGCCCGCCAAATACGGCAAGTGCATCATCAAGTTCTTCAACGGTAAATTCTGGCCATAGCGTCTCAGTGAAATACAGCTCTGCATAGGCTGCCTGCCACAACAGGAAATTCGACAGACGGAAGTCCCCACCCGTACGAATCAGCAGATCAACTGCAGGTAAATCACCAAGGCTGACATATTGACCAAATACATCAGTATTAATTGCATCAAGATCTAATTTATTTGTTAAAACATCGCTGGCAATTCGCTGTGCAGCTTGTGCCATATCCCACATACCACCATAACTGATTGCAATAGTGAGTGTCATACTATTGAAATTAGCAGTCCTTTCTTCGGCATGCAACATAAGCCCCTGTAATTCTGGGGACAAACGGCTGCGATCACCGATAAAGCGTAAGGCAATATTGAATTTTTCCATGCGGGGTAATTGTTCATGAATGGTGTCAACCAGCAATTTCATGAGCAATTCAACTTCAAACTGTGGACGATTCCAGTTTTCACTGGAAAAGGCAAATACAGTTAAAGCCTGGATATTTCTTTTTTTACAGTGTTCAACAATCGGATCCAGAACCGTTTTTCCTTCACGGTGTCCATCACCTTTCTGCATCTGATTTTTTTTGGCAAAACGATTGTTGCCATCCATGATGATGGCAACATGTTTCGGAAGACGGGGATTTTCTTCAGCAACGGTCATCGATGAATTAGACCTTCATCAATTCAGCTTCTTTCGCAGCCAAGCGCTTGTCAACTTCAGCAACAAATTTGTCAGTAATTTTCTGGATTTCGTCAGCAGCACGACGCTCTTCGTCTTCAGAAATTTCTTTTTCTTTCAACAAAGCCTTGATATCGCCCAATACATCACGACGGATGTTACGGATCGCTACTTTGGCATTTTCTGCTTCATTACGCGCAACTTTTTGCATGTCACGACGCGTTTCTTCAGTCAACGCCGCCATCGGTACACGAATCGCATCTGCTGTAATTGGGTTCAGACCCAAGTCAGATTCACGAATCGCTTTATCAATTGCAGAAACCATTGAACGTTCGAAAGGCTGGATTAACAAAGTACGTGAATCTTCAACACCTACGTTTGCCACCTGGTTCAATGGAACGTCTGAACCATAGTAAGAAACCATCACGTTATTTAAAATTGATGGATGCGCACGACCGGTACGAACTTTTGCAAAACCATGCTCTAGAGATTCTAGAGTTTTGTTCATACGGTCTTCGCTGTCTTTTTTAAGATCGTTAATCATATGATCTTCCTTACTTAATTCTTGAAAAGAGGTTATTACTAAATTAGCGTGTAGTATAAAGTGCTTTGGTGCTCACGTCATTAATTGGTAACGTGAGTCCCTTCTTTTTCACCCATCACAACGGAAAGCAATGCGCCAGATTTATTCATATCGAATACTTGTAGCGGCACGTTGTGATCACGACATAAACAGATTGCAGTTAAGTCCATTACACCCAGCTTTTCGTCCAGAACCTGGTCAAAAGTCAATGTGTCATATTTAACCGCATCATCATATTTGCTTGGATCTTTGTTATATACGCCATCAACTTTGGTCGCTTTCAAAATCAAGTCTGATTCGATTTCGATACCACGTAAACAAGCAGCAGTATCTGTCGTAAAGAACGGATTACCTGTACCTGCCACGAATACACACACTTCACCCTGAGTCAGGTAACGGATCGCATCACGGCTTGAGTAAGACTCAACTACAGCACCAATCGGCAATGCAGACATTAAACGGGTTTTAATATTACGGCGCACCAAAGCGTCGCGAAGTGCCAAACCGTTCATGACTGTTGCCAGCATACCCATCTGGTCGCCAGTTACACGGCCAACCAGACCATCTTTTTGTAGCTGGCTACCGCGATACAGGTTACCACCACCCACAACAATACCTACTTGTACGCCTAAACCCACGAGGTGCGCAATAGAAAGTGACATCTGATCGAGCACTTGTGCATCGATCCCCATGTCTTTATTGCCTGCCAGCGCCTCACCAGAAAGCTTTAACAGGATGCGACCAAAGCGTGGCTTTTTAGAATCCAACATCATCAAACTCCAAAGTATTCAATTTAAATTTTTTTAATTCAAAATCTTAAGCAGACTTGACTGAAATGAGTTTTGCATACAGATCGTATTCATCTGCATCAGTAATTTCGACTTCAAGTAAATCCCCCGCCTTGATGACGCTTTTATCGATATCTTCAACAAAAACATTACCATCAATTTCAGGTGCATCTGCATAAGAACGCGCAACCGCTACCGGGAATTCATCTTCCAGGTCATCTACCAGCACAGTCATGGTCTGACCGATACGTTTTTGGAGTTTGGCTGCCGAGATTTCTTGCTGAACCTGCATGAAACGCTCATAACGCTCTTGTTTAATTTCTTCAGGAACGTGATCTGGCAAATCATTTGCTGTCGCACCTTCAACTGGCGAATAGGTAAAACATCCCACACGATCCAGCTGG is from Acinetobacter lwoffii and encodes:
- the uppS gene encoding polyprenyl diphosphate synthase, encoding MTVAEENPRLPKHVAIIMDGNNRFAKKNQMQKGDGHREGKTVLDPIVEHCKKRNIQALTVFAFSSENWNRPQFEVELLMKLLVDTIHEQLPRMEKFNIALRFIGDRSRLSPELQGLMLHAEERTANFNSMTLTIAISYGGMWDMAQAAQRIASDVLTNKLDLDAINTDVFGQYVSLGDLPAVDLLIRTGGDFRLSNFLLWQAAYAELYFTETLWPEFTVEELDDALAVFGGRERRFGKTSEQIHQEKLEN
- the ispC gene encoding 1-deoxy-D-xylulose-5-phosphate reductoisomerase; this translates as MSQAVCILGATGSIGQSTLKILQRHPEAYSVFAVTAQSRIEELVEICRQYRPKVAVVPAEKVDELSKRLQQHHLANIEILQDEAGLIAVAEHADVDIVMAAIVGAAGLLPTLAAVKAGKRVLLANKEALVMSGDIMMQAARDHGALLLPVDSEHNAIFQCLPQHYFEAERHGKPKLGVSQILLTASGGPFLNHSMQQLEEVTPAQACKHPNWSMGQKISVDSATLMNKGLELIEACHLFAVQEQFVTVVVHPQSIIHSMVQYVDGSTLAQMGNPDMGTPIAHALAWPERISTHVAPLDLFMHSQLNFQEPDMLRFPALKLARQAMQSGGIAPTILNAANEIAVAAFLNQQIRFTQIPQVVEHVLNQMDNQPAHDLDAILQADQMARGVSQQYVVSKGS
- the rseP gene encoding RIP metalloprotease RseP; the encoded protein is MNALFMIAAAILLLGPLIAIHEFGHYIVARKLGVKVLVYSIGFGPTLLKWTSKKSGIQYQLSALPLGGYVKMLDEREGNVAEEDLPKAFNRQHPWKRIAIVAAGPLINLIFAVLLFWVLFLPAQEQLNTRVGKILPNTPAATVQMQPGDKIVAVDGTQVETWEKLSYALVDRVGETGVVSIQADRAGENKLFQLPIQNYLKDQSQSPLESLGFLPYRPEIPAVISKLSEDGAAIRQGLKEGDKILAIDGVQMKDWFDVVQVVQASPEKLLKMDVLRENQVVQLEVMPQGKRDNMGNVTGMLGVQSDPGKLNIPAEYKQTIHYSPGEALVMAFDKTAHLSSMILNSIVKMVRGLIGLDNLSGPITIAKVAGQSAEMGWETFISFMALMSVSLGILNLLPIPMLDGGHLVYYFVELIRGKPVSEQIQLVGLKIGMVLLGSMMLLALFNDFMRL
- a CDS encoding phosphatidate cytidylyltransferase, whose protein sequence is MFERIITALVLVAVVLSCMFATESHYPMFVLMVLAAGVAGYEWFKLMPRKFKYVIKPVAWGYGVLTAALSALALYFAEVALLLWVASIITWLLSIYWVKTYPEYDGWYNASLHGIGVVLISAAVTAIFSVWQSSPWWLMYLFLLVWGADSGAYFVGRKFGKKKLAPNVSPNKSVEGLYGGIVTSMLIVTAVALLYLDMTWPELILFLILSVVTVFSSVLGDLFESMIKRRAGIKDSGRILPGHGGVLDRIDSLLAAAPIFAAGMAVLKLIGVDL
- the bamA gene encoding outer membrane protein assembly factor BamA encodes the protein MQHTHLFMPLALVSAMAVAQQVYAADEFIVQDIKFDGLVRLTPDNVYGLVPINSGDRVNDPVIANAIRSMYASGLFDDIKAVQQGNTLVFQVVERPVISKIELKGNKLIPKEALEEGLKKMGLAEGEVLKKSALQTIETELEQQYMQQGRYDADITVTTTPRPNNRVELLIDFIEGKAAKVFDINIIGNTVFKESDIKQAFAVKESGWSSVISRNDRYAREKMAASLEALRAMYLNRGYINFNITNSSLNLSEDKKNVFIEVSVDEGEQFKFGQTKYLGDALYKTEELQALQIFKEGEIYSQEKVNAVKQLLQRKYGNAGYYYAEVNIVPQINNETKLVDLNYYINPGQQVTVRRINFTGNTKTADEVLRREMRQMEGALASNEKIDLSKVRLERTGFFKTVDIKPARIPGAPDQVDLNVAVEEQHSGTSTLAVGFSQSGGVTFQAGLSQTNFLGTGNSVSIDLSRSETQDYYNLSVMDPYFTIDGVRRGYNMYYRKTKLDDDYNVNNYVTDSFGGGINFGYPIDENQSVSLGLNIDQTDVTTGPYVSTYVADYLERNGGKETKSGEYCPQALVPIKDSAGNVTGYQPCPNPVPYGQEFQGDFLTYNLNLGWSYNTLNRPMFPTTGMSHRVNAEIALPGSDVEYQKVTYDAQAFFPLGKDFVLRGYGKLGYGNDLPFYKNFYAGGFGSVRGYENSTLGPKYPGVYFSDTGQTDPSPEEVGGNALIQFGTELVLPVPFKGDWARQVRPVIFAEGAQVFDIQCDVSNENIFVNGTSVNGKQYCKDNFGFDADNMRYSVGAGFTWITMIGPLSLSYAYPLNKKDGDDTKNIQFEIGRTF